In Nocardia sputorum, a single genomic region encodes these proteins:
- a CDS encoding sirohydrochlorin chelatase, with product MAVRRALFGTPPVSRAGAPASRLDRPAVLDRRAARPPALIAVAHGSRDPRSAATVAEVVGAVAAARPDLDVRTAFLDLTAPSVEQVVDAVAADGHTHAVVTPLLLGSAFHAKVDLPGLLAAARARHPGLGLTQADVLGVDAGLIGALRDRVLAALDGHASADRRLGVAVAAVGSSSAAANARTAEVAARLAARTGWRTEICFATTQPSVTEAIARLRARGAHQLLVAPWFLAPGLLTDRLAHAAPRAIHADVLGAHPAFTRVVLDRYHAAIAQTRALSA from the coding sequence ATGGCCGTGCGGCGAGCTCTTTTCGGCACTCCGCCGGTCTCGCGCGCCGGCGCCCCGGCGTCCCGGCTCGACCGTCCGGCCGTGCTCGACCGGCGCGCGGCGCGGCCGCCCGCGCTGATCGCGGTGGCGCACGGCAGTCGTGACCCGCGCTCGGCGGCGACCGTCGCGGAAGTCGTCGGCGCCGTGGCGGCGGCGCGTCCGGACCTCGACGTCCGGACGGCGTTCCTCGATCTCACCGCCCCGTCGGTGGAGCAGGTCGTGGACGCCGTGGCCGCCGACGGGCACACCCATGCCGTGGTGACGCCGCTGCTGCTCGGCAGCGCCTTCCACGCCAAGGTGGACCTGCCGGGCCTGCTCGCCGCGGCCCGTGCCCGCCATCCCGGGTTGGGCCTGACCCAAGCCGACGTCCTCGGCGTGGACGCCGGACTGATCGGTGCGCTGCGCGACCGGGTGCTCGCCGCCCTCGACGGGCACGCCTCGGCGGATCGGCGCCTGGGCGTCGCCGTCGCGGCGGTCGGCTCGTCCTCGGCGGCGGCCAACGCGCGCACCGCCGAAGTGGCCGCGCGCCTCGCGGCCCGCACCGGTTGGCGCACCGAGATCTGCTTCGCGACCACCCAACCGTCGGTGACCGAAGCGATCGCACGACTGCGCGCCCGTGGCGCGCACCAACTGCTGGTCGCCCCCTGGTTCCTCGCACCCGGATTGCTGACCGATCGCCTCGCCCACGCGGCGCCGCGAGCGATCCACGCCGACGTGCTCGGCGCGCATCCCGCTTTCACCCGGGTCGTCCTGGATCGCTACCACGCGGCGATCG